Below is a genomic region from Phycobacter azelaicus.
TTTACTCACCCTTTCCGGATCGCTGCGCAGGGGCGCGACAAATCGTATGCTGTTGAAAGAGGCCGCGCGCCTCTTTGGACCCTGCACTCATGTGGAAGGCGACCTGAACTTGCCGCTTTACAATGGTGACGATGAGGATCGTGACGGTGTGCCAGCCGCAGTGCAGGCATTGGCAGATCAGATTGCATCGGCCGATGCTGTCGCGATTTCGACGCCTGAATACAACAAAGGTCCCTCTGGCGCCTTGAAAAATGCCCTTGATTGGGTGAGCAGGGCCGATGGAAAGCCCTGGTCAAACAAGCCGGTCGCAGTGATGTCCGCCGCGGCCGGACGCGCTGGCGGGGAGCGAGCGCAGATGATCCTCCGCAGTTTCATGGTGCCGTTTCAGCCGCGTATTCTGCAGGGCCCCGAAATGCATCTTGCGGATTCATCGAATGAATTTGATGAAAACGGGCAGCTCAAAAGTGAACTCTATTGCAAGACACTTGAGACACTGATGCAGAAGCTGCGCTCTGAAATCGTCGGCTGACTTTGCACGAGGTCCTGTAGCGCTTGCGCTTTGGATTGGGCGGGATAAAGTCGCGCCCATGAGCACATCACACGCGACCTCGCAGACCGAATGTCAGACCGACGTGATGGACCCCGCCCGTGCCGCTGCATTTGAGGTGGCACTGGCGCGGGAGCCGTCCATTTTGGCAGGAAGTCCCTTGCCGCCCTTTTACCATCAGCTCTATTTCTGGTCCCCCCAGGCGCCCAGGGGCCTTGGGCGCGATGGTCATCCGCGTGTTGGGGCTGAGGGCAGTCTGATTCCCGATCTTGGGTTGCCACGGCGCATGTGGGCTGGCGGGCGGTTGCAGTTCGATACAGCGTTGCAGGCAGGCACTTCGGCCGAGAAGCGATCGACCTTGGAAAAGGCGGAGCACAAAGAAGGCCGGACCGGCCCGCTCGCCTTTGTCACCCTGCGGCATGAGATCTGGCAGAAGGGTCAGCTTTGCCTGACGGAATGGCAGGATCTTGTCTACCGGGAAGACCCGGATCCAAAGGCGCCGCAGCCGGTTGCGCCGCAAGCGCGCGTTGACGAGACAGATGCGCGGGAAGAGGCGTTTTCCTCGACCCTGTTGTTTCGCTATTCGGCACTGACCTTCAACGGGCACCGCATCCACTATGATCTGGACTATGCGCGGGATGTAGAGGGCTACAACGGGCTGGTGGTGCACGGCCCTCTGCTGGCGCAACACTTGATGCTACTGGCAGAAGAGGTGATTGGTCCGCTCAAACGGTTTTCCTTTCGGGCGTCGTCACCATTGATGCATTTCGAGACGGCGACCTTCTGCCGGGCTGGCAATGATCTTTGGGTGCGCGGCCCGGACGGGCGGCAATGCATGAGTGCAAAGGCCGAGGCAGCCTGAAAAGGGAGGCTCCCGCCTGCCGGGCCATATTCTGCGAATATGACGCGGGCAGTTGGGCCTGGCGCCGCTGCGCGGCGTGAAAGAAGCTGAGAAACGTTTTGAGGGGCAAGTCCGCCCTCAAATGCGCCTGTCCAAGTCTGTGTGTTGCGCTCCGCGTCAAGGGCAAGGCGCGCGATGCGCGCAGGCTGCGCCTCCCTTGACTCGGATCGAAACGGAAGGCGTGCCCGTCAGAGGTTGTCTTCGACGCGGAAGCCTTCGGGAATTCTGTCCGTTTGCTCCAGGAGTAGATCGGCCATGACCTCGGCCACCTTGGGCGCCATGCCAAAGCCGATCTTGAAGCCGCCATTGGCGATGAAATGGCTGG
It encodes:
- a CDS encoding NADPH-dependent FMN reductase, producing MAEPVLLTLSGSLRRGATNRMLLKEAARLFGPCTHVEGDLNLPLYNGDDEDRDGVPAAVQALADQIASADAVAISTPEYNKGPSGALKNALDWVSRADGKPWSNKPVAVMSAAAGRAGGERAQMILRSFMVPFQPRILQGPEMHLADSSNEFDENGQLKSELYCKTLETLMQKLRSEIVG
- a CDS encoding FAS1-like dehydratase domain-containing protein, producing the protein MSTSHATSQTECQTDVMDPARAAAFEVALAREPSILAGSPLPPFYHQLYFWSPQAPRGLGRDGHPRVGAEGSLIPDLGLPRRMWAGGRLQFDTALQAGTSAEKRSTLEKAEHKEGRTGPLAFVTLRHEIWQKGQLCLTEWQDLVYREDPDPKAPQPVAPQARVDETDAREEAFSSTLLFRYSALTFNGHRIHYDLDYARDVEGYNGLVVHGPLLAQHLMLLAEEVIGPLKRFSFRASSPLMHFETATFCRAGNDLWVRGPDGRQCMSAKAEAA